DNA sequence from the Lysinibacillus sp. OF-1 genome:
TCAATACGACGAAAAAACGATCATAACGAATGTCAAAAACGTTGCGTTTAAAACGGTAGGGAAAACAGAGCTTGTAAAAGGTTGGAAAGAATTGTTTTCAAATGAGAAAGAGTTGCAGGAGCGTGAAGAGTCGTTACCTGTTGTTTTCCAAGATGAGATGGTACAAAGTAAGGTTTCTATTTTAGAAGGCACGACAACGGCTCCTAAGCCTTATACAGAAGGTCAACTCATTACGATGATGAAAACATGTGGTAAATCGGTTGAGGATGAAGAGGAAATCGAGGTGCTGAAGTCGATTGAAGGTATTGGGACGGAAGCAACTCGTAGTGGCATTATCGAGACGATTAAAAAGCATGGATTTATTGAAGTACGAAAAAATATCGTGAGTATTACGCCTAAGGGTGCGCTTTTATGTCGATCAATTGAAGGAACATTACTGTCAAGTCCATCGATGACGGCAAAATGGGAAATTTATTTACATAAAATTGGTCATGGAGAAGGGTCAGCCAAACATTTCATTGAAAGCATAGGCAAGTTTATTAATCAATTAATAGCGGAAGTGCCTAAACAGTTAGAGTCACTTACAATTGAAGCGGAGCAGTTTAAACCAGCTGTTGTGAAAGATATTGTGATGTGTCCGACATGTAAAGTAGGAAAAATAGGTTTGCGTAAAAGTTTTTACGGTTGTTCGAATTATAAAAATGGTTGTAAGCAAACGTTTCCAGGAAGGCTATTAGGAAAAAAACTAACGGAGAAGAATATTCATGATTTATGTAAGATTGGTAAAACAGCTGTGATGAAAGGGTTTAAATCAAAGAGTGGCAAACAATTTAATGCGTCACTCCGTTTGGTAGAAGGGAAAATTGAATTTGAGTTTAATGAAAAGTAAAGCGGGGGAGCTTTATGATCTATGGTGCAAAAAAACTGATCAATTGAATTCATTTTATAGCTTTTGCTAACGGTCTTATGTGGATCGAGCAATATAGACAGAAAACCCGAGCTAGTCAAATCATATAGTTCGGGATTTTTTATGGGCTAATGTGAGGTTAATTTTTGATAGTGATGAAGGAGATTCTCTACTTGGTCTTGGATTATTTGTTGTAATGCTTTGGGCTTCACGGAGATAATATGCTGACCATACCTCATAAAATAATTGCCGATAAATGTTTCTTCTCCTGGGTTGTAAAAGCCCTTAATTACAGTTTTATCATCCATTTCTAGTGTCATAGAAGGGTAATGTTCTTTATAAAAAATATCCTTTGCCTGTGCTGAAATTTCTACCTCAAATGCAATACGTTTCTTTGGTTGATCCATTTCTAATGACCGATTGATTAGTGCGTCTAGAGAAAAGTGCATGCTACTATCTATTACTTCAATGGACGTTATTTTATCACATCTGAAAACCTTCACTTTCTTCGTATCCACTTCTATGCCAGTTACATACCATTGCCCAAATTTAGCAGATATTTTGAAAAATTGAACATGGTAATCTTTTGGCTCATTATTTTTTTGATATTGAAATTGACAGCTATATTCATGAAGAATACTCATTAAAATCTTATCTAAAAAAAGACTAATATGATGATGCTGGTTAGCTTCAAATTGCAGGACTTTTTTCATTTGATGCATCTGTTCTACTTGATGTTTAGACAGACAGCTTTCAAATTTTTCATTTAATTGATTAACACTTAGATGAAAAGGTGTTGATTGGTAAGATTCTAATGTGAGCATAGCAAAGTACAAAGCATACACCTCATCCAATGTAAAAATAATAGGGGACAATAGCCTGTTTTTTAAGATGCCATACCGTCCATGTCTTCCATGCTCGGCAAAAATCGGCATGCCTAATTGCTCTAAAGAATGAACATCACGTAGCGCTGTACTTTTAGAAATGCTGTAGGTAGTCATTAAATCTGTTAAATTAAAAAATTCCCGACCATTTAAGTATCTGATCATATCATTAAGTCGTTCTGATTTTTTCATGGTCATCTCCTTAAAAGGTGTCATGTTTTGATACCTTTATATTCTAAAATAAGAGTTAGGTAATATCAATGGAGTTATTATCTAACTATTTTATTAAGGGAGATTGATACGATGAGTGCCACACTTGAAGTCGCTATTTTTTTATCCATGAACGGAAAGGCAAAAGAAGCTGTCCAATTTTACA
Encoded proteins:
- a CDS encoding helix-turn-helix transcriptional regulator, with translation MKKSERLNDMIRYLNGREFFNLTDLMTTYSISKSTALRDVHSLEQLGMPIFAEHGRHGRYGILKNRLLSPIIFTLDEVYALYFAMLTLESYQSTPFHLSVNQLNEKFESCLSKHQVEQMHQMKKVLQFEANQHHHISLFLDKILMSILHEYSCQFQYQKNNEPKDYHVQFFKISAKFGQWYVTGIEVDTKKVKVFRCDKITSIEVIDSSMHFSLDALINRSLEMDQPKKRIAFEVEISAQAKDIFYKEHYPSMTLEMDDKTVIKGFYNPGEETFIGNYFMRYGQHIISVKPKALQQIIQDQVENLLHHYQKLTSH